Within the Acidimicrobiales bacterium genome, the region ATGACGCCGACTGGGAGCTGCAGGCCGTGACTACCGGAGCGACCGTCCGCACGGTGAAGGCCCGAGAGCTGTTCCGCCAGATCGCCACGGCGGCGTGGGAGTGCGCCGACCCCGGCATGCAGTTCGACACCACCATCAACCGCTGGCACACCGCCCCCACTACCGGACGGATCAACGGTTCCAACCCCTGCAGTGAGTACATGCACCTGGACAACTCGGCGTGCAACCTGGCCAGTCTGAACCTGCTGAAGTTCCTCGACGACAACGGGGACTTCGACGTCGAGGGGTTCAAGGCCGCCGTCACAGTGCTGTTCACCGCCCAGGAGATCCTCGTCGGCAACGCCGACTATCCGACCGAGAAGATCGCCGAGACGTCCCGGCGGTTCCGCCAGCTCGGCATCGGCTACGCGAACCTCGGCGCGCTGCTCATGGCCCAGGGACTGCCCTACGACTCGGACGAGGGCCGGGCGTGGGCGGGGACGATCACCGCGCTGCTGACCGGGCAGTCGTATCTCACCTCGGCGCAGACTGCCGCCCGCATGGGCCCCTTCGCCGGGTATCACTCGAACGCTGACGCCATGCGTGGGGTGCTGCGGATGCATCGGGAGGAGGTCGCGCAGATCGACGAGGAGCTCGTCCCGCCCGATCTCCTGTCCGGGGCACAGGCGGCCTGGGACTCGGCTGTCGAGCTCGCCGACGAGTTCGGTGTGCGCAACTCACAGGCCAGCGTCATCGCTCCGACCGGGACGATCGCCTTGCTCCTGGACTGCGACACGACCGGCGTAGAGCCCGACCTGAGCCTGGTGAAGACCAAGAAGCTGGTCGGTGGGGGGACGATGTCCATCGTCAACCAGACGGTGCCTCGTGCCCTGTCCCGCATGGGCTACACGACCGAGCAGGTCGCCGACATCGTGGCCTATGTCGATCAGCACAAGTCGATCGTCGGTGCGCCCCATCTGGCCGCATCGGACCTGCCGGTCTTCGCCTGCTCGATGGGCGACAACACGATCCACTACACCGGCCATGTGCGCATGATGGCGGCCGTCCAACCGTTCATCTCGGGCGCCATCAGCAAGACGGTCAACATGCCCGAGAAGGTGACGGTCGAGGACATCGAGCAGCTCCACATCGACGCCTGGAACCTTGGGATCAAGTCCATCGCCATCTACCGCGACAACTGCAAGGTGGCACAGCCCCTGGCCACGACCAAGAACGCCGGCGCCGCCATCTCGCCGGCCGAAGCCCACGACCAGGAGCTCGCCGTCAAGGTCAGCGAGCTGGAGCGGGCCCTCCAGCATCAGACCACCGTGGTCGTCAAGCAGCCGATCCGCGAGCGGCTCCCGCGCCGGCGGAGGTCGAGCACCTTCGCCTTCCGGGTCGCCGACTGCGAGGGCTACGTGACGGTCGGTGAGTACGAGGACGGCCGGCCGGGCGAGGTCTTCATGAAGGTGTCCAAGCAGGGATCCACCCTCGCCGGGATCATGGACGCCTTCTCCATCGCTGTCAGCCTCGGCCTCCAGCACGGGGTCCCGCTGGCCACCTACGTCCGCAAGTACACCAACATGCGCTTCGAGCCCGCCGGCATGACCGACGACCCCGAGCTGCGCATCGCGACCAGCCTGGCCGACTACATCTTCCGCCGCCTGGCGGTTGACTACCTGCCGGCCGAAGAGCGGATCGAGCTGGGGATACAGACGACCAACGAGCGGATCCAGCCCACCCTGCCGGGCGTCGAAGAGGGCTCGACACCGAGCGCCGGGGTGGTCGAGGCTCCCTCGACGCTGGCGCAGCCGTCCGAGCGCACCGCCGCCTGGCCCGAGGCCAAGGACGCGCCGTACTGCTACCAGTGCGGGAACGCCATGCAGCGGGCGGGCTCCTGCTACGTGTGCCCTACCTGCGGCACGACCAGCGGCTGCTCGTGACGCAGATGCCGGCGCCCGGGAGTCCGGCCCAGGACGGCGCCGCTCGGTAGCGGCGTAGCCTGCTGACGTGCGATCGCTGGGTATCGACGTCGGCCTGCATCACCACGACGCCGTGCTCGTGGACGACCGGGCTGTCGTACGCGCTCCGGTGCGCTTTTCCGATCCGAGCCGGCTCGAGGAGCTCATCGAGGCCTGGCGTCCCGAGGTGGTGGCCATCGACTCCCCGCCCTGCTTCGCACCGAGCGGCACCTCCCGCGCCGCCGAGCACCTGCTCCACCGCCGGGGCATCCGGATCTTTCCCTGCCCCTGCGCCGAGCGGGCCGAGGGCAACGCCTTCTTCGACTGGATGCGTGCAGGGTTCGACCTCTTCGCCTCGGCCGCGAAGGCAGGGTTCGCCGTCGGACTCGATGCCTCGGCCGTGCGCAGTCGGGCGGTCGAGGTCTATCCCCACGGCTCGGCCGTGATCTTGCGGGGGGCCCGACCCGCGCCAGGCACGCTGCGGACAGCTCGCGGCAAGCGGGCGTGGCGCGCTCAGGTCCTCGCCGACAACGGCGTTTCTGTGGGCGACCGCGCCACAGTCCATCAGGTGGACGCCATGCTCGCGGCCCTCACCGGCGCACGCGCCCTCGAAGGATTCGCAAGCGCCGTGGGCCGCCCGGAGGAGGGCGTGATCGTGGTCCCTGTTCGTGCGCTCCTCGACCACTACGAGGCCGAGGGGGCAACCCCGCGACCAAGCACCCACGATTCCGCGCGCGGAGCGTTGCCACCCTGTACTCTCCACCCTTGTGAGTAGCGTCCCTCCGCCATCGGGAGGCTTCACTCCGCCCAGTGGGGGGGTGGGGCCGCCAACTGCTCAGCCGATCGACCAGCTGCGCACTGCGTACCAACGGCGCAACGACACTGACTACATCTTCAGCTTCTGGTCGGCGCTGGGCTGGACGATACTGACGTTCGGGATCTTCGGCTACTACGTCTACTACCAGCTCCTACGGCGAATGCGAGACCACAACATCCGTCGCTTGGAGCTGCTCGAGGCGGCGAGATCCTATGCCTGGCAGCTGGCGGGAGAGAAGGGCCTCCAGGACGAGCTGCGTCCGAACTTCGAGCGGGCCGCGTCGCACGAGGAAGTGATGCGTCAGATGACGACGGACTTCCGCGACCCCCTCATCTGGCTCCTGCTGATCTGGTTCACCGGTATAGCGGGGATCATCGCTTTCATCCTGCTCGATGGTGATCTTGTCAAGCACGATTCCGCCGAAGGCGGCGTGGAGTCCGAGCTGGCGACCATCTACGCCCGCCTGGGTCGGCCCATTCCGCAGCCGGACCCGGCTCGGGTCAAGGGCAAGCACAACTACGTGGCCCGCGTCATCGTCTTGATCGTGACCTTCGGGATCTACGGGTTCTGGTGGTGGTACAACATGCTGCAGGAGCCCAACGAGCATTTCGAGATCAACTGGGCCTGGGAGGACGCCCTGGCCCAGGCGTCCCAGCAGCCCGCATAGCTGGGCCGGTCCGGATGGTCTCCGGCGCGTCGACACGGTGCTGGATGACCACGGACTACGACGCAGCCCGCTACCATCGCTCGACATGACGGTTCCGCCGTCTCCCGGGGGCTCCTCGTGGGGGATCGGGCCAACGGGGCCACCGTCGATTCAGCCCATCGACCGGCTTCGTCAGGCATACCAACGTCGTCACGAGACCGACTACATCTTCAGCTTCTGGACGGCGCTGGGATGGTCCATTCTGACCCTGGGGATCTTCTACTTCTACGTCTTCTACCAGCTCATGCGGCGCATGCGGGACCACAACGTCCGTCGCCTGGAGCTGCTCGAGGCGGCCAGGGACTTCGCGTGGGAGGTGGCGGGTCGGCAGGGCCTCCAGGGCGAGCTGCGTCCCAACTTCGAGCGAGCTGCGTCATATCTCGAAATCCTGCGTCGCATGACGACCGATTTCCGGGAACCGAGCATCTGGCTCCTGCTCTCTATCGTCGGGGGAAGGCTGGGTATCGTCGAGATCATCGCCTACGTCTTCCTCGACGGTGATCTCGTCAAGCACGACACCGCCGAAGGAGGGACGGAGTCCGAGCTGGCGACGATCTTCTCCCGGCTTGGCCAATCCGTTCCTCAGCCCGATCCAGCCCGGGTCAAGGGCAAGCACAACTACATCGCTCGCGTCATCGTCAGCGTTGTAACCGTGGGTATTTATGCCTTCTGGTGGACGTACAACATGATGCACGAGCCTAACCAGCACTTCGAGATCAACTGGGCATGGGAGGATTCACTCGCCCTGGCGGCCCAGGCGTTGCACCAGTAGACGACAGAGCGCTCGCTGGTAGCATTTGTTGTATTCCGAGGGGGAGGAGACTGTTATGAGCGACGATCCGTCGGCTGGCTCGGCCGGCTCGGCCGGGCCTGGTTGGCAGAGCCCAGACGTGCAGTCCGGAAACAGCGGGGCAGACAGCGGGACTTCATCGAGTACACGCGCCGCGCCGGCGCCGCCAGCGGGGTTCGGAGCTCCGGCGGCACCGCCGCTCGAGCGGATGCGGATGGCCTACCAGCGGCGCTACGACACCGATTACGTCGCCAACTTCTGGTCCGCGCTGGGTTGGGGAATCCTGACCTTCGGCATCTTCTATCTCTATATGTTCTACCAACTCATTCGGCGAATGCGGGACCACAACGCCCGGCGTCTCGATCTGCTCGACTCGGCCAACGCCTACGCCTGGGAGGTGGCGGGTCAGCGTGGCCTGCAGGAGGAGCTGCGTCCGAACTTCGAGCGGGCCAGCGCCGGCCTCGAGAACCTGCGTCGGCTGGGGACCCAGCTCCGCGACCCGACCATGTGGCTGGTGATCCTCATCGCTGCCTATTGGCTCACCTACATCGGTGGCATCGTCGTCTACTTCCTCGTGTACTGCGGGCTCGACGGTGACCTCATCAAGCATGACAGCGCCGAAGGCGGGGTCGAGGCAGAGCTGGCCGTCATCTACTCACGCCTCGGTCAGCCGGTGCCCGAACCGGACCCAGCCCGGGTCAAGGGCCCGCACAACTACCCGGCGCGCATCATCGTCGCCATCGTCACCTTCGGCATCTACAACCTGTGGTGGACCTACAACATCATGAAGGAGCCCAACGAGCACTTCCGGATCAACTGGGCGTGGGAGGACTCGCTCGCACAGTCGGCCCAGGCTCTCCATCAGTAATCAGTGACTCGAAAGTAAAGAAGCCGGCTCCACCTCGTAGGGTGGAGCCGGCTTCTTCGCGTCTGCGTCCCCCCGGTGTGGGGGGAACGACGTCGTCTCGATCAGGCGGGTGCCACGGCTCCCTTGCTGACCCAGAAGTCGTTGATTGCCCGCTGCACCTTGATGTACCAGATGAGGCCGCCTACCAAGGGAATGAGCGACCAGAACCCCGTGGCCAGATGCACGGGTGACTCCAGTCCCTCGCGCTGGTAGAGCTTGGTGTCCACATCGTTGGCGAGCAAGAACGGGATAAGGAAGCCGACGAAGATGGCGATCACGACGGCTAGGCCACCACCCATACCCTCACCGTTGTAGTTCTTGAGGTCCTCGTACTGCCGGTAGGTCCACACGATCGCCCAGATACCGAGGGTGACGATCGTCAGCAGGATCTGCGTGCCTGGCGAGGTCGGTCGTCCTACAACGCCGGTCGCTTGGGCGACGCCCTGCTGCTGCCAGGGCTGCGCTGCCGCGGCCCCCCCCTGAGACGGGTCAGCCATATTGCTCTCTCCTCCCCTTGGCCCTGTTGGCCTCGCTCGCATTGTACAGAATGCGTGCCGATGCGTCCCTGGTGACGGGTATCCCCGCATTCCCAGCGGCGCTCAGGGCCGCTCCGTCGCCCGGTGGGGGCGGCGGGCGGGTGGGGTCCGGGTGTCCGGGTGCCCCGGTGGCCGGTGCCCGGTGCCCGACAGACGGGTTAGGGTCCTCAGCCCTTGGCCAGGGCGGCGATCAGACCGATGGTCTGGCGGATCTCGTCCGACGAGCCGAACGGTGCGGCGCTGAAGTCGGTCGCGCCCGCCTCGGCGACGGCGCGGATCTGACTGGCCACTGTGCCCTCGTCGCCGACGATGGCCACGTGGGCTGGGCTCTCCGCGCCTTCGCGATCGAGCATGGCGCGGTAGGACGGAAGCTGACCGTAGATGGCGAACGTACGGTCGGCGGTCTCCCTCGCCCGCTCGGCGTCTGTGGTGACCGAGACGGGGAGGCCGACGGCGACCCGCGGGGCGGGTCGACCCGCGTCCTCGGCGGCCTTGCTGATCGAGGGCACGATGTGCGACGCGATCGTGGCCGGACCGGTCATCCAGGTCACGGTGCCGGCGGTGTGCTGGCCGGCCAGTCTGAGCATGGTGGGGCCGAGCGCCGCCAGGAGGACGGGCGGCGGCCGGTCGACTTCCACCTCGAGCGGGGTCATCGTGTTGGCGCTCAGCGTCTCGCCCTTGAACGACACGGTTTGGCCGCCCAGCAGCGGCATCAGCACCGACAGGTACTCCCGCATGTGCCGCGCCGGGCGGTCGAACGAGTAGCCGAACATGCCCTCGATGACGATCTGATGTGACAGGCCGAT harbors:
- a CDS encoding vitamin B12-dependent ribonucleotide reductase, translating into MAIAPQRLGIGIRRHFTTEGVHPYDELPWEQRDARITNFQDGSVAFEQLGVEVPSTWSVNATNILAQKYFRGALGTAEREWSLRQVADRVVDTITKWGAKDGYFLDRAEAEAFRDELKHLVVHQKAAFNSPVWFNIGVKGVPAQASACFILAVEDRMDSILNWYVEEGTIFKGGSGSGINLSNLRSSFEGLKGGGTASGPVSFMRGADASAGTIKSGGKTRRAAKMVILNADHPDIEDFIWCKATEERKARALRDAGFDMDLDGLDSHSLQYQNANNSVRVTDEFMQAVVDDADWELQAVTTGATVRTVKARELFRQIATAAWECADPGMQFDTTINRWHTAPTTGRINGSNPCSEYMHLDNSACNLASLNLLKFLDDNGDFDVEGFKAAVTVLFTAQEILVGNADYPTEKIAETSRRFRQLGIGYANLGALLMAQGLPYDSDEGRAWAGTITALLTGQSYLTSAQTAARMGPFAGYHSNADAMRGVLRMHREEVAQIDEELVPPDLLSGAQAAWDSAVELADEFGVRNSQASVIAPTGTIALLLDCDTTGVEPDLSLVKTKKLVGGGTMSIVNQTVPRALSRMGYTTEQVADIVAYVDQHKSIVGAPHLAASDLPVFACSMGDNTIHYTGHVRMMAAVQPFISGAISKTVNMPEKVTVEDIEQLHIDAWNLGIKSIAIYRDNCKVAQPLATTKNAGAAISPAEAHDQELAVKVSELERALQHQTTVVVKQPIRERLPRRRRSSTFAFRVADCEGYVTVGEYEDGRPGEVFMKVSKQGSTLAGIMDAFSIAVSLGLQHGVPLATYVRKYTNMRFEPAGMTDDPELRIATSLADYIFRRLAVDYLPAEERIELGIQTTNERIQPTLPGVEEGSTPSAGVVEAPSTLAQPSERTAAWPEAKDAPYCYQCGNAMQRAGSCYVCPTCGTTSGCS
- a CDS encoding DUF429 domain-containing protein, whose amino-acid sequence is MRSLGIDVGLHHHDAVLVDDRAVVRAPVRFSDPSRLEELIEAWRPEVVAIDSPPCFAPSGTSRAAEHLLHRRGIRIFPCPCAERAEGNAFFDWMRAGFDLFASAAKAGFAVGLDASAVRSRAVEVYPHGSAVILRGARPAPGTLRTARGKRAWRAQVLADNGVSVGDRATVHQVDAMLAALTGARALEGFASAVGRPEEGVIVVPVRALLDHYEAEGATPRPSTHDSARGALPPCTLHPCE
- a CDS encoding DUF4234 domain-containing protein; the protein is MGPPTAQPIDQLRTAYQRRNDTDYIFSFWSALGWTILTFGIFGYYVYYQLLRRMRDHNIRRLELLEAARSYAWQLAGEKGLQDELRPNFERAASHEEVMRQMTTDFRDPLIWLLLIWFTGIAGIIAFILLDGDLVKHDSAEGGVESELATIYARLGRPIPQPDPARVKGKHNYVARVIVLIVTFGIYGFWWWYNMLQEPNEHFEINWAWEDALAQASQQPA
- a CDS encoding DUF4234 domain-containing protein, with translation MADPSQGGAAAAQPWQQQGVAQATGVVGRPTSPGTQILLTIVTLGIWAIVWTYRQYEDLKNYNGEGMGGGLAVVIAIFVGFLIPFLLANDVDTKLYQREGLESPVHLATGFWSLIPLVGGLIWYIKVQRAINDFWVSKGAVAPA
- a CDS encoding LLM class F420-dependent oxidoreductase, which produces MRHGVIIDVSKPIDAVVGQVAKLAELGVATAWSSQIFGYDALTLLAVVGREVPDIELGTAVVPTYPRHPVMLAAQALTTQAATGGRLVLGIGLSHQIVIEGMFGYSFDRPARHMREYLSVLMPLLGGQTVSFKGETLSANTMTPLEVEVDRPPPVLLAALGPTMLRLAGQHTAGTVTWMTGPATIASHIVPSISKAAEDAGRPAPRVAVGLPVSVTTDAERARETADRTFAIYGQLPSYRAMLDREGAESPAHVAIVGDEGTVASQIRAVAEAGATDFSAAPFGSSDEIRQTIGLIAALAKG